From the genome of Pseudomonas sp. Teo4, one region includes:
- a CDS encoding RraA family protein, with protein sequence MNLDHLMAQLREVSFATLGHFLERGFVSHEIRAMVPGGRIVGRAVTLRLAEADACAVNRALISLVPGDVLVIDMAGDHSHACVGAVTQCAARCAGAVGIVVDGVVTDLNELRTDQLPVFARGTSQLTTKLVGGTASELNVPVNCGDVVVSPGDLVLADDNGVVALPADALAAVIERALASDLTEPALLQRLRSGVPLAEVLMTQPPGPNLGRT encoded by the coding sequence ATGAACCTCGACCACCTGATGGCCCAATTGCGTGAAGTGAGCTTTGCCACCCTCGGGCACTTTCTTGAACGTGGGTTCGTCAGCCATGAGATTCGCGCCATGGTCCCGGGCGGTCGCATTGTCGGCCGTGCCGTGACCCTGCGCCTGGCCGAAGCCGATGCCTGTGCGGTGAACCGCGCGCTGATCAGCCTTGTGCCGGGCGATGTGCTGGTGATCGACATGGCCGGCGACCATTCCCATGCCTGTGTCGGCGCTGTGACCCAATGTGCAGCGCGCTGTGCGGGGGCCGTGGGCATCGTCGTCGATGGGGTGGTCACCGACCTCAACGAACTGCGCACTGACCAATTGCCGGTGTTTGCCCGAGGCACCAGCCAGCTGACCACCAAGCTGGTGGGCGGCACGGCCAGCGAGCTGAACGTGCCGGTCAACTGTGGGGATGTGGTGGTGAGCCCGGGGGATCTGGTGTTGGCGGATGACAATGGTGTGGTGGCGTTGCCCGCCGACGCATTGGCTGCGGTCATTGAACGGGCGCTGGCGTCGGACCTGACAGAACCTGCACTGTTGCAGAGGCTTCGGTCAGGAGTCCCGTTGGCTGAAGTGCTAATGACGCAGCCACCCGGCCCAAACCTGGGGCGCACATAA
- a CDS encoding RidA family protein, producing MKRIHAAPGTISPVGPYSQAVISGHLVFTAGQIPSLGSFDEQPESFKGQVRQTFANLAAILETAGSSLSHIVKVNAYLTDPAQLEPFNEVYREILGHAPPARTTVCVQLWGVSLEIDCVAELIAKENGQ from the coding sequence ATGAAACGCATCCACGCAGCCCCCGGTACCATCAGCCCTGTAGGGCCTTATTCCCAAGCAGTCATCAGCGGCCATCTGGTGTTCACCGCAGGGCAGATCCCTTCGCTTGGCAGCTTTGACGAACAACCAGAGTCCTTCAAGGGCCAGGTGCGCCAGACCTTTGCCAACCTCGCCGCCATTCTGGAAACCGCCGGCTCCAGCCTGTCGCACATCGTCAAGGTCAACGCCTACCTCACCGACCCGGCCCAGCTGGAGCCGTTCAACGAGGTGTACCGCGAAATCCTCGGCCACGCGCCGCCCGCCCGCACCACTGTGTGCGTGCAACTGTGGGGCGTGAGCCTGGAAATCGACTGCGTTGCCGAACTGATCGCCAAGGAGAATGGACAATGA